In the Ursus arctos isolate Adak ecotype North America unplaced genomic scaffold, UrsArc2.0 scaffold_19, whole genome shotgun sequence genome, one interval contains:
- the TMEM86B gene encoding lysoplasmalogenase isoform X2, with translation MDAWEEGLPGKPCFSVQPRLCWWLSPFFLTCAVYFLLWIPQDRPSWVGALVKCLPVVCLVVSLQTVRWGRGYRALLQGALLCSAVGDACLIWPDAFLYGVAAFTAAHLLYLWAFGLAPLRPGLLLPIALVSGPYYGALLLHLPAGMVPALAAYSLVLAAMLWRGLAGGGSVRWGALLFTLSDMLLAWDTFVQPLPHARLLVMTTYYAAQLLITLSAFPSPRLKTS, from the exons ATGGACGCCTGGGAAGAGGGTCTGCCTGGAAAGCCTTGCTTCTCAGTCCAA CCGCGTCTGTGCTGGTGGTTGAGCCCCTTCTTCCTCACCTGTGCCGTCTACTTCCTCCTCTGGATCCCGCAAGACCGGCCGTCCTGGGTCGGCGCCCTCGTCAAGTGCCTGCCGGTGGTGTGCCTGGTGGTGTCCTTGCAGACCGTGCGCTGGGGCAGAGGCTACCGCGCGCTCCTGCAGGGGGCCCTTCTGTGCTCGGCTGTGGGGGACGCCTGCCTCATCTGGCCTGACGCCTTCCTCTATG GCGTGGCTGCCTTCACCGCGGCCCACCTGCTCTACCTCTGGGCCTTTGGCCTCGCTCCCCTGCGGCCAGGCCTCCTGCTGCCCATCGCCCTGGTCTCTGGGCCGTATTACGGCGCCCTGCTGCTCCACCTCCCAGCCGGCATGGTCCCGGCCCTGGCGGCCTACTCCCTGGTCCTGGCCGCCATGCTGTGGCGTGGCCTGGCCGGGGGCGGGAGCGTCCGCTGGGGGGCCCTGCTCTTCACGCTCTCGGACATGCTGCTGGCCTGGGACACCTTCGTCCAGCCGCTGCCCCATGCCCGCCTGCTGGTCATGACCACCTACTATGCTGCACAGCTGCTCATCACCCTGTCAGCCTTCCCGAGCCCCAGGCTCAAGACCAGCTGA
- the TMEM86B gene encoding lysoplasmalogenase isoform X1 → MDAWEEGLPGKPCFSVQQPRLCWWLSPFFLTCAVYFLLWIPQDRPSWVGALVKCLPVVCLVVSLQTVRWGRGYRALLQGALLCSAVGDACLIWPDAFLYGVAAFTAAHLLYLWAFGLAPLRPGLLLPIALVSGPYYGALLLHLPAGMVPALAAYSLVLAAMLWRGLAGGGSVRWGALLFTLSDMLLAWDTFVQPLPHARLLVMTTYYAAQLLITLSAFPSPRLKTS, encoded by the exons ATGGACGCCTGGGAAGAGGGTCTGCCTGGAAAGCCTTGCTTCTCAGTCCAA CAGCCGCGTCTGTGCTGGTGGTTGAGCCCCTTCTTCCTCACCTGTGCCGTCTACTTCCTCCTCTGGATCCCGCAAGACCGGCCGTCCTGGGTCGGCGCCCTCGTCAAGTGCCTGCCGGTGGTGTGCCTGGTGGTGTCCTTGCAGACCGTGCGCTGGGGCAGAGGCTACCGCGCGCTCCTGCAGGGGGCCCTTCTGTGCTCGGCTGTGGGGGACGCCTGCCTCATCTGGCCTGACGCCTTCCTCTATG GCGTGGCTGCCTTCACCGCGGCCCACCTGCTCTACCTCTGGGCCTTTGGCCTCGCTCCCCTGCGGCCAGGCCTCCTGCTGCCCATCGCCCTGGTCTCTGGGCCGTATTACGGCGCCCTGCTGCTCCACCTCCCAGCCGGCATGGTCCCGGCCCTGGCGGCCTACTCCCTGGTCCTGGCCGCCATGCTGTGGCGTGGCCTGGCCGGGGGCGGGAGCGTCCGCTGGGGGGCCCTGCTCTTCACGCTCTCGGACATGCTGCTGGCCTGGGACACCTTCGTCCAGCCGCTGCCCCATGCCCGCCTGCTGGTCATGACCACCTACTATGCTGCACAGCTGCTCATCACCCTGTCAGCCTTCCCGAGCCCCAGGCTCAAGACCAGCTGA